The Chitinophaga lutea genome contains the following window.
GACAGTTTCGAGCAGATTTCCGTGGAAATCCACCCTACAGCCAAGGATGGCTCAAAGGCAGTTGCGCAGGAGATAGCCGCACTTATTCGCGAAAAACAGGCCGCCAAAGAACCGGCCGTGCTGGGCCTGGCCACAGGTTCCACTCCCAAATACCTCTACGCCGAACTGGTGCGCCTGCACAAGGAAGAAGGGCTGAGCTTCAAAAACGTGGTTACTTTTAACCTGGACGAGTATTACCCCATTGAACCGGATGCTTTACAGAGCTACAACCGCTTCATGAAAGAACATTTATTCAATCATATCGACATCCCAGAAGGCAATTACCATATTCCCGACGGAACGGTGCCGAAAGAGCAGATCAAAGCCTACGCCGAAGCGTACGAGCGCAAGATCGACGAAGCGGGCGGTATCGACATCCAGATACTGGGCATCGGCAACAACGGCCACATCGGCTTCAACGAGCCGGGCGCCAACGTGAACTCACATACCCGCCTGGTGACGCTGGACAATTCCACCCGCCTCGCCAACGCATACGAATTTTCCAACATGAGTGCGGTGCCCCGCCTGGCAGTGACTATGGGCATCAACACCATCATGAAAGCCAAAAAGGTGGTATTGCTCGCCTGGGGCCAGCACAAAGCCAAAATCGTGTGCCGTTCCGTGGAAGGCAACAGCACCGATCAGGTACCCGCTTCCCTGCTGCAACAGCACCGTAACTGCAAGTTCGTGGTAGACGAACAGGCCGCCCTGGAGCTCACCCGCTATAAAGAGCCCTGGCTCACCGGCGACTGCGAATGGACGCCCAAACTCATCCGTAAAGCCGTTACCGGCCTGGCACTGAAGCTGAACAAGCCCATCCTGATGCTGACGGATAAAGACTACAACAACAACGGTCTCAACGACCTGATCGTTCAATACGGCTCCGCATACGAGCTCAACATCAAGGAATTCAACGGCATCCGCGATACCATCACCGGCTGGCCCGGCGGTAAACCCGGTGCGGACCTCCCCAACCATCCGGAGCGTTCCACACCGGCCCGCAAACGCGCGCTGATCTTCTCCCCCCACCCGGACGATGATATCATCTCCATGGGCGGCACCTTCATCCGCCTGCACGAGCAGGGCCACGATGTGCACGTAGCGTACCAGACTTCCGGCAACATCGCCGTGACCGACGAGTTCCTGCTGCGTTTCATCGACTTCGCCGTAGGTTTCGAAGGAATGTTCGACATCGACCGCAGCAAAAGCTCCCAGATCCTCGAAGATGCGAAAGCATTCATCCAGATCAAAAAGCCGAGCCAGAAAGACACACCGGAAATCCGCGCCATCAAAGGCCTCATCCGCCGTTGCGAAGCAAAAGCCACCTGCCGCTACGTTGGCGTGGGCGACGATCATGCACACTTCCAGAACCTGCCGTTCTATGAAACCGGCCTGGTAGAGAAAAAGCCCATGGGCCCCGAAGACGTGCAGCTGACCGTAGACCTGCTCCGCCAGCTGAAGCCCCAGCAGATCTTCTGCGCGGGCGACCTCGCAGACCCGCATGGCACCCACAAGGTGTGTCTCGATATCATCTTCGCCGCGCTCGAAATAGTGAAAAACGACGACTGGGCGAAAGATTGCTGGGTTTGGCTCTACAAGGGCGCATGGCAGGAATGGGACATCCACGAGATCGAAATGGCCGTGCCGATGAGCCCCGACCAGATCATGCAGAAACGCCTCGGCATCTTCATCCACCAGAGCCAGAAAGACGTAGTGCCTTTCCAGGGTACCGACGCCCGCGAGTTCTGGCAGCGCGCCGAAGAAAGGAACGCCAACACCGCCGACCTCTACGACCGCCTCGGTCTGCAGAAGTACGCCGCCATGGAGGCATTCGTACGCTACCACTTCATGTAATCCAGTTTTAAGGATAAATCGTCAAAACGGTCCGGGTAACACCCCGGACCGTTTTTTTATTTTAACTTTGGAAGATATGAGTTGGACCCTCCTATCCGGACTGATCATCGGGCTGTTCGCGGGCAGCCTGGGCAGCTATCTCTTCCTCCGGAAATATTACATACCACTACATCAGGCACAAAAAGACAGGCTCGACCTGGAAGCCGCACTGGCGCAGCGTTTGACACGTCAGCAGGTGCAGGATGAGTATGTGCTCCGCGAGATGTACGACAATACGCTGTACACCCTGCAGGAAAAAGACAAACAGCTCGAGGCGCAGCACACCGAGATCAGGAGCCTCGACAGCCGGCTTTCCGCCACCAGCAAAGAAAGCGAGCTGCTGCGGCAGCAACTGGCGGAACTGGGGCAGGACCTCCGGAAGATACACGAGGCCAACCGCGAAGAATTCAGAAACCTCGCCGCCGATATCCTCAAAGAAAAGAGCCGCGACTTCGTGGAAACCAACAAAACCGCCATGGACCACATCCTGGCGCCGCTGAAAACAGACATCGGCCAGTTCAGGAAGACGATTGAAGACACCCGCAAAGAAGACATACAGGACATCACTTCCCTCAAAAAGGAAATCGAATCGCTCCACCGGCTCAACAGCCAGCTGAGCGAAGACGCGCAGCGCCTCGCCGGCGCCCTTAAATCCGACGTGAAGGTGCAGGGCAACTGGGGCGAAGACCGCCTCCGCCTCATCCTCGAATCCGAAGGGCTGCAGCAGTACATCGATTACACGCGCGAGGAAGTGCACCGCGACACCGAAGCCGACCGCAACCGCCGTCCCGATTTTATCCTGAAACTGCCCGACGGCAAACACCTCGTGATCGACAGCAAGGTGTCGCTGAACGCCTATGTGGCTTATTTTAACGCCAGCGAACCGGAAGAAAAGAAAGGGCACCTGCGCCAGCTCGTCAAAAACATCAACGAACATATCGACGAGCTTTCCGGGCGTAACTATCATTCGCTCGGCAGCCTGAACACGCCCGATTTCGTGTTCCTGTTCATGCATTTCGAATCCGCGCTCACGCTGGCACTGAACGAAAGCCCCGATATATTTACCCGGGCGCTGAAGAAAAAGATCGTGCTCATTACACCCTCCACGCTCGTGGCCACTTTCAAGATCGTGCGCCTGCTGTGGCAGCACGAAAACAGAACGCGCAACGTGGAAGAAATATTCCGGCAATGCGGGTTGCTGTACGATAAATTCGCGCTCTTCCTCGAAGAGATGCAAAGCCTCGGCAACAACCTGAAGCAAGCCACCAACGCCTACGACGATGCCATGAACCGGCTGAAAGACGGGAAACGGAAAGGCGATACGATCATCGGGCGTTTTGAGACCATCCGCAACCTGGATGCCCGCACGAACAAAAACCTCCCGAAGGAAATTATCACGGAAATGGATATCCTGTTTCCGGACGACGATATAAAACTGGTAAACGGAAAAGACGCATAACCTATGCCTTCAAAATTTCTGACGGCCGACTGGCGGAACCTGCTGATGGCCAACTTTGAAACGGACCCTTCCCTGCTGAAACCGTATGTGCCGCGCGGCACGGAGCTCGACGACTGGAACGGCAGACATTACGTGAGCCTCGTCGGTTTCCTCTTCGCCAACACCAGGGTAAAAGGCATTGCCGTGCCCTTTCATAAAACGTTCGAAGAAGTGAACCTCCGTTTCTATGTGCGCTACAAACACCCGGAAGGCTGGCGGCGCGGGGTGGTATTTGTCAGGGAGCTGGTGCCCCTGCCGATGATCACCTTCGTGGCCAATACGCTCTACGGGGAAAAATACGCCACCTGCAACATGCGCCACAGCTGGGAACCGCAGCCCGCCGCACGCCTGAAAGTGCGCTATGAATGGGAATCCGGGCGCGGGTGGAACCACCTGGAAGCCATTGCAGACAAAACGCCGGTGACCATCGCCGAAGGCACCAAAGAACATTTTATCACGGAGCATTACTGGGGGTATACCCAGCTCGATGCGCACCGCACGTCGGAATACCAGGTAACGCACCCCAGCTGGCGCGTGCACCCGGTACACGATTTTTCGTACCAGTGCGATACCGCCGGCATTTACGGGGAACAATTCGTAAGCACGCTCGACCAGTCGCCTGCTTCGGTATTCCTGGCGGAAGGCTCCGGTATTGCGGTGATGAAAGGGATGAAGATCCGGCATCGATAATATTGCACAACACCGACATTGCAACCATGCATCACAACGCCATCACAGAAAAAGGATAC
Protein-coding sequences here:
- the nagB gene encoding glucosamine-6-phosphate deaminase gives rise to the protein MTINHQEIELIDSFEQISVEIHPTAKDGSKAVAQEIAALIREKQAAKEPAVLGLATGSTPKYLYAELVRLHKEEGLSFKNVVTFNLDEYYPIEPDALQSYNRFMKEHLFNHIDIPEGNYHIPDGTVPKEQIKAYAEAYERKIDEAGGIDIQILGIGNNGHIGFNEPGANVNSHTRLVTLDNSTRLANAYEFSNMSAVPRLAVTMGINTIMKAKKVVLLAWGQHKAKIVCRSVEGNSTDQVPASLLQQHRNCKFVVDEQAALELTRYKEPWLTGDCEWTPKLIRKAVTGLALKLNKPILMLTDKDYNNNGLNDLIVQYGSAYELNIKEFNGIRDTITGWPGGKPGADLPNHPERSTPARKRALIFSPHPDDDIISMGGTFIRLHEQGHDVHVAYQTSGNIAVTDEFLLRFIDFAVGFEGMFDIDRSKSSQILEDAKAFIQIKKPSQKDTPEIRAIKGLIRRCEAKATCRYVGVGDDHAHFQNLPFYETGLVEKKPMGPEDVQLTVDLLRQLKPQQIFCAGDLADPHGTHKVCLDIIFAALEIVKNDDWAKDCWVWLYKGAWQEWDIHEIEMAVPMSPDQIMQKRLGIFIHQSQKDVVPFQGTDAREFWQRAEERNANTADLYDRLGLQKYAAMEAFVRYHFM
- the rmuC gene encoding DNA recombination protein RmuC, translating into MSWTLLSGLIIGLFAGSLGSYLFLRKYYIPLHQAQKDRLDLEAALAQRLTRQQVQDEYVLREMYDNTLYTLQEKDKQLEAQHTEIRSLDSRLSATSKESELLRQQLAELGQDLRKIHEANREEFRNLAADILKEKSRDFVETNKTAMDHILAPLKTDIGQFRKTIEDTRKEDIQDITSLKKEIESLHRLNSQLSEDAQRLAGALKSDVKVQGNWGEDRLRLILESEGLQQYIDYTREEVHRDTEADRNRRPDFILKLPDGKHLVIDSKVSLNAYVAYFNASEPEEKKGHLRQLVKNINEHIDELSGRNYHSLGSLNTPDFVFLFMHFESALTLALNESPDIFTRALKKKIVLITPSTLVATFKIVRLLWQHENRTRNVEEIFRQCGLLYDKFALFLEEMQSLGNNLKQATNAYDDAMNRLKDGKRKGDTIIGRFETIRNLDARTNKNLPKEIITEMDILFPDDDIKLVNGKDA
- a CDS encoding YqjF family protein, with translation MPSKFLTADWRNLLMANFETDPSLLKPYVPRGTELDDWNGRHYVSLVGFLFANTRVKGIAVPFHKTFEEVNLRFYVRYKHPEGWRRGVVFVRELVPLPMITFVANTLYGEKYATCNMRHSWEPQPAARLKVRYEWESGRGWNHLEAIADKTPVTIAEGTKEHFITEHYWGYTQLDAHRTSEYQVTHPSWRVHPVHDFSYQCDTAGIYGEQFVSTLDQSPASVFLAEGSGIAVMKGMKIRHR